The following coding sequences are from one Chelonoidis abingdonii isolate Lonesome George chromosome 4, CheloAbing_2.0, whole genome shotgun sequence window:
- the LIN7C gene encoding protein lin-7 homolog C isoform X1: MAALGEPVRLERDICRAIELLEKLQRSGEVPPQKLQALQRVLQSEFCNAVREVYEHVYETVDISSSPEVRANATAKATVAAFAASEGHSHPRVVELPKTEEGLGFNIMGGKEQNSPIYISRIIPGGIADRHGGLKRGDQLLSVNGVSVEGEHHEKAVELLKAAQGKVKLVVRYTPKVLEEMESRFEKMRSAKRRQQN, from the exons ATGGCGGCGCTGGGGGAGCCTGTGCGGCTGGAGAGAG ACATCTGCAGAGCTATTGAGTTGCTGGAAAAATTACAGAGGAGTGGAGAAGTACCACCACAAAAACTACAGGCTTTGCAAAGGGTCCTTCAAAGTGAGTTCTGTAATGCTGTGAGAGAG GTATATGAGCACGTATATGAAACTGTGGACATCAGCAGTAGCCCAGAAGTGAGAGCTAATGCTACAGCAAAG GCCACAGTTGCTGCATTTGCTGCCAGCGAAGGTCATTCACATCCCAGAGTTGTTGAACTGCCAAAAACAGAAGAAGGTCTTGGATTCAACATTATGGGAGGCAAAGAGCAAAACTCTCCAATCTATATCTCTCGAATTATCCCAGGCGGTATAGCTGATAGACATGGGGGACTGAAACGTGGAGACCAGCTTCTTTCTGTAAACGGAGTG AGCGTCGAAGGAGAACATCATGAAAAAGCAGTAGAACTGCTGAAAGCAGCTCAAGGAAAGGTTAAGTTAGTAGTACGTTACACACCAAAGGTCCTGGAAGAGATGGAGTCACGATTTGAAAAAATGAGATCGGCAAAACGCAGACAACAGAACTAA
- the LIN7C gene encoding protein lin-7 homolog C isoform X2 — protein sequence MSPFAPSLYICRAIELLEKLQRSGEVPPQKLQALQRVLQSEFCNAVREVYEHVYETVDISSSPEVRANATAKATVAAFAASEGHSHPRVVELPKTEEGLGFNIMGGKEQNSPIYISRIIPGGIADRHGGLKRGDQLLSVNGVSVEGEHHEKAVELLKAAQGKVKLVVRYTPKVLEEMESRFEKMRSAKRRQQN from the exons ATGAGCCCTTTTGCACCTAGCCTGT ACATCTGCAGAGCTATTGAGTTGCTGGAAAAATTACAGAGGAGTGGAGAAGTACCACCACAAAAACTACAGGCTTTGCAAAGGGTCCTTCAAAGTGAGTTCTGTAATGCTGTGAGAGAG GTATATGAGCACGTATATGAAACTGTGGACATCAGCAGTAGCCCAGAAGTGAGAGCTAATGCTACAGCAAAG GCCACAGTTGCTGCATTTGCTGCCAGCGAAGGTCATTCACATCCCAGAGTTGTTGAACTGCCAAAAACAGAAGAAGGTCTTGGATTCAACATTATGGGAGGCAAAGAGCAAAACTCTCCAATCTATATCTCTCGAATTATCCCAGGCGGTATAGCTGATAGACATGGGGGACTGAAACGTGGAGACCAGCTTCTTTCTGTAAACGGAGTG AGCGTCGAAGGAGAACATCATGAAAAAGCAGTAGAACTGCTGAAAGCAGCTCAAGGAAAGGTTAAGTTAGTAGTACGTTACACACCAAAGGTCCTGGAAGAGATGGAGTCACGATTTGAAAAAATGAGATCGGCAAAACGCAGACAACAGAACTAA